One Spinacia oleracea cultivar Varoflay chromosome 4, BTI_SOV_V1, whole genome shotgun sequence DNA segment encodes these proteins:
- the LOC130459764 gene encoding uncharacterized protein — protein MVAPQSSLPRPTSMVSKPQLKALSKPSFTQTKPSSNPLQQPIPPTLTGTTQSRWYKGPTFPNLTEIATQKASTPNPHQPTMQPVLQPFKATLQPSLQPFKASQQPQTATNQPEKTTHQLHKATQQPQKATQQPVSSFTSVKPHLEKRAFVAPLGATKHVMSQSPTPPDTMAMKKRTGKQEGQLPPTYMHVSENAFQPLRSPPSNQVESEVMPNYNWDEFEESASESENEFDQGEGSDTAVKKATLRHRIIIPNWPESREFDEKVEAIAIDADGIRHLVKGPVLPRDVWHDAKGFRYIVKLNEFNQPIRKGGKILVSFLGDIAKNDSLCPVGVPSWRAVNNQLKTNVVTMIRKHFVLPDGPLVNKALVMRIDKPWNNHRYKLKRDFFDPVNKSREENYANVPDGVSTRSWTELVDYWLLPEAMEKSEMGKNARALQGNKHNSGATSFANRRVDMKEKKGVFSELAFFKSVYAKEDGSFKEGTLPHQFVEDANKKVQENLASSSSSKPVIEIENAVFNELMYKGEVPKRPLNYGFGVKQSDIFGVEGLLRKEGSSYVNNNAMEVENMKGEISVVKKQNEDLAQQNQVLNTKFEETTQSFKMIASFLGQVLKEVRKGNVSSNLLDGAESAINMITDDSGGNGDNQAEK, from the exons ATGGTTGCACCACAATCATCCTTGCCTCGGCCTACTTCCATGGTTTCAAAGCCACAACTGAAGGCATTATCAAAACCATCCTTTACCCAGACAAAACCATCCTCTAAcccattacaacaaccaattccGCCCACTCTTACAGGAACAACACAAAGTAGATGGTATAAAGGACCTACGTTTCCCAATCTGACTGAAATTGCAACACAAAAAGCGTCAACACCGAATCCACACCAGCCTACTATGCAGCCTGTGTTGCAGCCTTTCAAAGCTACCTTGCAGCCTTCTTTGCAGCCTTTCAAAGCTTCCCAACAGCCTCAAACAGCTACCAATCAGCCTGAAAAAACTACCCATCAGCTTCACAAAGCTACACAACAGCCTCAAAAAGCTACACAACAGCCGGTATCTTCTTTTACAAGTGTCAAACCACATTTAGAGAAAAGAGCATTTGTTGCACCTTTGGGAGCAACAAAACATGTGATGTCACAATCTCCTACACCACCAGACACCATGGCAATGAAAAAGAGAACCGGGAAGCAAGAAGGTCAGTTGCCTCCAACATACATGCATGTGAGTGAGAATGCATTTCAACCTCTGCGATCTCCTCCATCCAATCAGGTTGAGAGTGAAGTTATGCCAAACTACAACTGGGACGAATTTGAAGAATCGGCTTCTGAGAGTGAAAATGAATTTGATCAAGGAGAAGGAAGTGATACTGCTGTGAAGAAAGCAACACTTCGACATCGAATCATTATTCCAAATTGGCCAGAATCGAGGGAGTTTGATGAGAAGGTGGAGGCTATAGCTATAG ATGCTGATGGAATACGACATCTGGTAAAGGGACCAGTTCTGCCTCGAGACGTTTGGCATGATGCAAAGGGGTTCAGATACATTGTCAAGCTCAATGAATTCAACCAACCTATTCGAAAAGGTGGGAAGATCCTTGTGAGCTTCCTTGGAGATATTGCAAAAAATGATTCACTTTGTCCAGTGGGAGTCCCAAGTTGGCGTGCTGTGAACAATCAGTTAAAAACTAATGTTGTTACAATGATTCGG aaacattttgtGTTACCTGATGGACCTCTAGTTAACAAGGCACTAGTGATGCGTATTGACAAACCATGGAACAATCATCGATACAAATTGAAGAGGGATTTTTTCGATCCAGTGAATAAATCTCGAGAAGAGAACTATGCCAACGTGCCTGATGGAGTGTCCACTAGGAGTTGGAcggaattggtagattattggcttTTACCAGAGGCCATG gaaaaatctgaaatgggAAAAAATGCTCGAGCTTTACAAGGCAATAAGCACAACAGTGGTGCTACAAGCTTTGCTAATCGAAGAGTTGATATG aaagagaagaaaggagTGTTTAGCGAATTGGCATTTTTCAAATCAGTTTACGCCAAAGAAGATGGAAGCTTTAAAGAGGGCACACTTCCTCATCAATTTGTG GAGGATGCCAACAAAAAGGTCCAAGAAAATCTTGCGAGTTCCTCTTCTTCAAAGCCCGTAATTGAAATTGAGAATGCAGTCTTTAATGAGCTCATGTATAAAGGTGAAGTACCTAAACGTCCTCTGAATTATGGATTTGGAGTGAAGCAAAGCGACATCTTTGGAGTGGAAGGTTTGCTGAGGAAAGAAGGGTCAAGCTATGTTAACAACAATGCTATGGAAGTGGAGAACATGAAAGGTGAAATATCAGTTGTCAAGAAGCAAAATGAGGATCTTGCGCAACAAAATCAAGTTCTAAACACCAAGTTTGAAGAAACAACACAATCATTTAAAATGATTGCTTCTTTTTTGGGACAAGTTTTGAAGGAAGTACGCAAAGGGAATGTTTCATCGAACCTTTTAGATGGTGCGGAATCAGCAATAAATATG ATTACTGATGATTCTGGTGGCAATGGTGACAACCAGGCCGAGAAATGA